The Parabacteroides timonensis sequence TTCAGAATATCGACCATGCTGCTACTTTCCTGGAACTGGCCGGTGCTCCGATACCGGAAGACATTCAGGGCGATTCTTATCTGCCGTTGCTGAAAGGCGAACATCCGAAAGACTGGCGTACCTCTTTGTATTACCATTATTATGAATTCCCTGCGGAACATATGGTGAAACGTCATTACGGAGTACGTACGGATCGTTATAAGTTAATGCATTTCTACGACGATATCGATGTATGGGAATTGTATGATCTGCAAAACGACCCGATGGAGATGAATAACCTCTATAACAAACCGGGTACGGAAGAAGTAACCAAGCAGTTGATGGACGAACTTCACAAGCTGCAGAAACAGTACGACGACCCGATCGAATCGGAACTGGCAAAGAAGAGCTGATTTTATAACTGTAAAATAAATGTGAGAGGATGTCCTTGGTTGGGCATCCTCTTTTTGTTTTCTTATCTATTATCGGATTAAATACAAAAAAAGAGGCTCACTTTATCAGTGAACCTCTGCATGTGTGCTTTTCCGTGGAGCATATCGGACTCGAACCGATCACCTTCAGACTGCCAGTCTGACGCTCTAGCCAGATGAGCTAATGCCCCGGGTTTGGTTTTCGAGTGCAAATATAGAGGTTTTCCTGATATATTCGCTATCTTTGTGTAAGAAATTTGGAGAAAAAGAATATGATCGTTTATAATACAACATTCAATATAGAGAATGATATCCTTACCGAGTGCATAGAATATCTGAAAAAGAGTTATATACCTCGTGCTGCAGCCAGCGGATTTTTAAGAACACCTTACTTACGCCGTATCTTACAGGATGAGACTGAGGATGCGAGCAGTTACTCGGTGCAGTTCCATGTAAAGAATCCGGAGACACTGGAATACTGGATGCAATCGGAAGGCCGTGCCCTGCAACAGGAGTTGATTACACGTTTCGGAACCAAGATCGTTGGGTTCAGTACCTTACTGGAAGAAATAGACTGGGAGAATGATTAAAGACCGTGTTATATTAGGTATAGACCCCGGAACGATCGTGATGGGATACGGTGTCCTGAAGATCGAAGGGAATAAACCTAAACTTGAGGCTATGGGCGTACTGCAACTGAACAAGTACGAAGATCATTACCTGCGCTTAAAGAAGATATTCGAACGTGTACTGGCGCTTATCGACCAATATCATCCTGACGAATTGGCAATCGAGGCGCCGTTCTTCGGAAAGAATGTGCAGAGTATGCTGAAGCTGGGAAGAGCCCAAGGCGTTGCCATGGCGGCTGCTTTGGAACGGGAAATCCCGATCTTCGAATACGCACCGTTGAAGATCAAAATGTCTATTACCGGTAACGGGAATGCAGCGAAAGAACAGGTGGCAGGAATGCTACAACGTTTCCTGCATATTCCCGAAGAGTCGATGTTACCCCAATTGGATGCGACCGACGGATTGGCAGCCGCTGTATGTCATTATTTCCAGACAAATAATCCTATCTCGGAGAAGAAGTATACCGGCTGGAAAGACTTTATGGCAAAGAATCCCGGTAAGGTGAGGAAATAAAAAAACTCCGGTCCCTGTTAAACCAAGGATCGGAGTTTCTTTATTATGGAAAGAAATTATCTTTTGCCAAGCTTATGATCCAAAAGAATTGCATGATGTTCTCCATACATTTTCAGTTGGTCTACAATTGCCTTTGCCGATGATTCTTCTTCTACCTGTTCGCGAACGAAACCATATAAGAAGTCTTTGGCAGCATGATCGTTGTCGGCTTCGGCGATGTCAACCATCTTGTCGATCAACTCTGATACATGCACTTCGTGTTTGTAGACATGTTCGAATACTTCCAACGGAGTACCCCATGCAGTCGGAACGACATTAATCTGATTTATAGTGATGTCACCCCCGCGGTCGATAGCGAAATCGATCATCTTGTGGGCATGTTCCATTTCTTCTTCTGCCTGTTTTCTCATCCAGTGCGCACAGCCGTTCAAGCCTGCTTTCTGGAAATAGATTGACATTGACAGGTACAGGTTTGAAGACCACATTTCTGCTTCTACCTGTTCATTGAAAGCTTTTGATAAGTTCCTACTTAAGATCATAATGTTTACTTTTATTGAGTTGTATTTGTATAAAAGTAATCACAAAAAGTGTGCCATACTTTATTATACAATACCTTGCGCCATCATAGCTTTGGCAACTTTCATGAAGCCGGCAATGTTGGCACCTTTCACATAGTTCACATAATTGCCGTCCTTACCGTGAGCAAGGCATTGCTCGTGGATAGCACCCATGATCTGATGCAGTCTGGCATCCACTTCTTCGGCAGTCCAGGAGATATGCATGGCATTCTGCGTCATTTCAAGTCCGGAAGTAGCTACACCGCCTGCGTTAACGGCTTTACCCGGAGCAAACAACTGTTTGTGTTCGATGAACAGATCGACAGCTTCCGCCGTACATCCCATGTTGGAGACTTCAGCAACGCATAAGGTCTTGTTCTCGATCAGCTTGCGGGCATCGTCGGCATCCAGCTCATTCTGGGTAGCGCAAGGAAGGGCAATATCCACTTTCTGTTCCCAAGGCTTCTTGCCGGGATAGAAAGTGGCGTTAGGATATTCGTCGGCATAAGGTGCCACGATATCGTTGCCGCTGTTACGCAATTCCAGCATGTACTCGATCTTATCGCCCGAGATACCGTCCGGATCATACACATATCCGTCCGGACCGGAGATCGTTACGACTTTAGCACCCAGTTCGGTAGCTTTCTTTGTCGCTCCCCAAGCCACATTTCCAAAACCGGAAACGGCTACTGTTTTTCCTTTTATATCGATTCCATGTGTTTCGAGCATCTGATGTACGAAATAGAGAGCACCGTAGCCGGTAGCTTCCGGACGAAGGATAGAACCTCCGAACTCCATGCCTTTACCGGTGAAAGTACCAGTGTTTTCACGAGCCAGTTTCTTGTACATTCCATACATATAACCTACCTCGCGTCCACCAACGCCGATATCACCTGCCGGAACGTCACGATCCGGACCCAGGTTACGCCACAGTTCCATAATGAAAGCCTGGCAGAAACGCATGATCTCTGCATCGCTCTTTCCACGGGGAGCAAAGTCTGAACCGCCTTTACCGCCACCCATCGGCAGGGTTGTCAGTGCATTTTTGAATGTTTGTTCAAATCCCAGGAACTTAAGGATAGAAAGGTTTACAGACGGATGGAAACGGATTCCTCCTTTATACGGGCCGATCGCATTATTAAATTGTACGCGGTATCCTAAATTGACTTGTACTTCACCTTTATCGTCTACCCAGGGTACACGGAAAGTAAAGATACGTTCCGGTTCTACCAGCCGTTCGATGATCTT is a genomic window containing:
- a CDS encoding DUF4286 family protein, whose product is MIVYNTTFNIENDILTECIEYLKKSYIPRAAASGFLRTPYLRRILQDETEDASSYSVQFHVKNPETLEYWMQSEGRALQQELITRFGTKIVGFSTLLEEIDWEND
- the ruvC gene encoding crossover junction endodeoxyribonuclease RuvC; its protein translation is MIKDRVILGIDPGTIVMGYGVLKIEGNKPKLEAMGVLQLNKYEDHYLRLKKIFERVLALIDQYHPDELAIEAPFFGKNVQSMLKLGRAQGVAMAAALEREIPIFEYAPLKIKMSITGNGNAAKEQVAGMLQRFLHIPEESMLPQLDATDGLAAAVCHYFQTNNPISEKKYTGWKDFMAKNPGKVRK
- the gdhA gene encoding NADP-specific glutamate dehydrogenase; its protein translation is MKTEVILSALEAKHPGEKEYLQAVKEVLLSIEEVYNQHPEFEKAKIIERLVEPERIFTFRVPWVDDKGEVQVNLGYRVQFNNAIGPYKGGIRFHPSVNLSILKFLGFEQTFKNALTTLPMGGGKGGSDFAPRGKSDAEIMRFCQAFIMELWRNLGPDRDVPAGDIGVGGREVGYMYGMYKKLARENTGTFTGKGMEFGGSILRPEATGYGALYFVHQMLETHGIDIKGKTVAVSGFGNVAWGATKKATELGAKVVTISGPDGYVYDPDGISGDKIEYMLELRNSGNDIVAPYADEYPNATFYPGKKPWEQKVDIALPCATQNELDADDARKLIENKTLCVAEVSNMGCTAEAVDLFIEHKQLFAPGKAVNAGGVATSGLEMTQNAMHISWTAEEVDARLHQIMGAIHEQCLAHGKDGNYVNYVKGANIAGFMKVAKAMMAQGIV
- a CDS encoding ferritin, with the translated sequence MILSRNLSKAFNEQVEAEMWSSNLYLSMSIYFQKAGLNGCAHWMRKQAEEEMEHAHKMIDFAIDRGGDITINQINVVPTAWGTPLEVFEHVYKHEVHVSELIDKMVDIAEADNDHAAKDFLYGFVREQVEEESSAKAIVDQLKMYGEHHAILLDHKLGKR